Genomic DNA from Leptotrichia wadei:
TAAATGCCCCCTTTGAACAGGATTCATATTTTCCATTATTGTAGAAATATAATAAGCAAGCGGTTCAAATCCAATTTTTTTAAATAATTCCACATAATATTCTTCATTAAAAGGCTCCATCAGAAACGGTGGATGATTTCTCTTGTCCGTAACATACCGATATGTATTCCAAGTAGTTCCATTTAAAGGACCTATTATTGTTTTTATCCCCTTTTTTTTGAGTTCTTTAAATACTTTATTAAAAAGCTTATCTTCATTTTTTCTGTATTTTTCATGTATATTTACATTTCCTATATATGATGTTTTTCTTCCATTGTAATTAGGACGATTGTGCCATAAATTAAGACTTCCAGCTATTTCTTTGTTTTCATTATAAAAAACAATAATTTCAGACGGACGTTCTATTTGTATTTTTGGAACTTCATTTTGTGAAATATTATTTTCCATAATGTATTTTTCTAAATTGATTTTATTTATCTGGTTATTTTCTGTTATTGTGTATTGCTTGATTTTCATTTTTAAATTTTCTCCTTTTTTATAATTTATCTTATTTATATTATACTAAATCCCATTTAAACAACAAATTTATTACAAACTTTTTTAATTAAAGGATATAAATCTAGTATTTTCAAATAATTCAAGATGTATTTTTTTACAGAGTATGGTATAAATTAATCTGTCGGAGCATTTTTTTGTGATGACAAAACTGTTTGAGCATAGCGAGTTTTTTGTCAGTGCAGAAAAATGTCGTAGACTAGCCATAGGTCGTAGGATTTGCGGCAATG
This window encodes:
- a CDS encoding GNAT family N-acetyltransferase: MKIKQYTITENNQINKINLEKYIMENNISQNEVPKIQIERPSEIIVFYNENKEIAGSLNLWHNRPNYNGRKTSYIGNVNIHEKYRKNEDKLFNKVFKELKKKGIKTIIGPLNGTTWNTYRYVTDKRNHPPFLMEPFNEEYYVELFKKIGFEPLAYYISTIMENMNPVQRGHLSKKIEKLKKFDYYKDTTVKSAENNDLITVLNKVYDLTIEAFKNNFLYSELDREIFLKIYMNYEDKIVKKFFKMLYLKDELIGYVFGIPDYAELEYKGKIETMILKTIAISPQYNGKGMGYILIDELVKEAEKSGYKNVIYALMYEKNISKNIGLLLGDELRRYTLFVKEL